A region from the Aegilops tauschii subsp. strangulata cultivar AL8/78 chromosome 5, Aet v6.0, whole genome shotgun sequence genome encodes:
- the LOC109740463 gene encoding uncharacterized protein, with product MGRIPSLKNFNAFPHAEDHLLKKTYSGAIVTILGLIVMVTLFAHELTFYLTTYTMHQMSVDLKRGETLPIHINVSFPSLPCEVLSVDAIDMSGKHEVDLHTNIWKLRLDKYGHIIGTEYLSDLVEKEHGTHDHDHGHEHDVEKKPEHTFNEDADKMIKSVKLAMENGEGCRVYGALDVQRVAGNFHISVHGLNIFVANQIFDGSSHVNVSHVIHRLSFGPEYPGIHNPLDDTSRILHDTSGTFKYYIKVVPTEYRYLSKGVLPTNQFSVTEYFVPIRPTDRSWPAVYFLYDLSPITVTIREERRNFLHFITRLCAVLGGTFAMTGMLDRWMYRIIESISSSKPRSGMR from the exons ATGGGGAGGATACCGTCTCTGAAGAACTTCAATGCGTTCCCGCACGCCGAAGATCACCTGCTGAAGAAGACTTACTCGGGTGCTATAG TGACGATTCTTGGGCTGATTGTTATGGTTACACTTTTCGCGCATGAGCTCACGTTTTACCTTACAACCTATACGATGCATCAG ATGTCTGTAGATCTGAAACGAGGAGAAACTCTACCAATTCATATAAATGTATCATTTCCATCTTTACCATGTGAAG TCTTGAGTGTGGATGCAATCGACATGTCCGGCAAACATGAGGTTGACTTGCATACAAATATCTGGAAG CTTCGTTTGGATAAGTATGGCCACATCATTGGTACTGAGTACTTGTCTGATCTAGTTGAAAAGGAGCATGGAACTCATGATCATG ACCATGGCCATGAGCATGATGTAGAAAAGAAGCCCGAGCACACCTTCAACGAAGATGCAGATAAAATGATTAAGAGTGTCAAACTTGCAATGGAAAATGGCGAAGGATGCCGA GTGTATGGTGCTTTGGACGTGCAGAGGGTTGCTGGCAACTTCCATATATCGGTGCATGGTTTAAATATTTTTGTTGCAAATCAG ATTTTTGATGGGTCAAGCCATGTCAATGTTAGCCATGTTATCCATCGACTGTCCTTTGGTCCAGAATACCCTGGAATTCATAATCCACTTGATGATACTTCAAGGATACTGCATGACACAAGTGGGACATTCAAATACTATATCAAG GTTGTTCCAACCGAGTACAGATACCTCTCAAAGGGAGTGTTGCCAACAAATCAGTTTTCCGTAACAGAGTATTTTGTTCCCATTCGCCCAACTGATAGGTCCTGGCCAG CCGTTTACTTCCTGTATGATCTCTCACCAATCACAGTCACCATCAGAGAAGAAAGACGGAACTTCCTACATTTCATAACTCGCCTTTGTGCAGTTCTTGGGGGTACATTTGCAATGACAG GAATGCTTGACCGGTGGATGTACAGGATCATCGAGTCTATCTCAAGCTCAAAACCTAGAAGTGGAATGCGGTAA